A region of the Thermodesulfobacteriota bacterium genome:
GAAACGGCCGTATTCCCAAGCTCTCTGCCGCTGCGCGAACCCACACGGATCGGAACAGAGCCGAATGGGAGTCCCCGGGGTAGACGCCGTAGACCCGGTTGCCGTACCCTCGCCCTCCCCCCGAAAAAGCGCGGCCGGCTTGCGCCGCGGGTCCGAGGAAAGGAGACCTCCGTGAGCCCCGCCCAAACCGCCGACGTCCTCGTGGCCGACCTCAGGGAGCTGCGCTTCGGCCCGCCCGTGGCGTTCGTGTACAACCCCCTCGTGTACGCCCGAAGGCCTTACGATCTCTACTGGGACCGCTACGGGCGCCCACCCAAGGAGGTGCTCTTCCTAGGAATGAACCCAGGCCCCTTCGGCATGGCCCAGACCGGGGTGCCGTTCGGCGAAGTCGCGGCGGTGGGGGGATGGCTCGGCATCGACGCCCCCGTGGCCCGTCCCGAGCGAGAGCACCCGGCCCGGCCCGTGGAGGGGTTCGCCTGCCGGCGCAGCGAGGTGAGCGGCCGCCGGCTGTGGGGCTGGGCCCGAGAGCGCTTCGGGGCGCCCGAGGCGTTCTTCCGCCGGTTCTTCGTGGCCAATTACTGCCCCCTGCTCTTCCTGGAGCAGGGCGGCCGCAACCGCACCCCCGACAAGCTCCCCACGGCGGAAGCCGGGCCCCTCTACGCCGCCTGCGATCACGCGCTGCGGGCCGCGGTAGACTACCTGCGGCCCCGGCTCGTGGTGGGGGTGGGCAAGTTCGCCGAGGACCGGGCACGGGCGGCGCTCGCGCGGACGGGCGTGGCGGTGGGCCGGATCACCCATCCCAGCCCGGCAAACCCGGCCGCCAACCGGGGCTGGGCTGAGATCGTGGAGCGGGAGCTGGGCGCGCTGGGGGTTCGGCTGTAGGGTTGCGTTTGCGTTCCGGAGGGATCGGGTGAGTTGGCCCGGCAACTCGTCGGCAGGGCTCAGTCCCCCCGGGCGAGGGCATCCAGCCGGAAGGCCACGAAGGCGATCCTCTCGAAGTCGTCCTCCCGGGTGTACCGAAGACCCGGTTCCACCTCGAAGAAGAGCCAGTCCCGATAGAGCATCCTCCGGTATTTCACGCTCACCACATGGTTTGTGATGCGCATGGCGGGATGGGTCTCGCCCTGGAGCGCGTAGCGGTAGGTCAGGGCGTCGCGGGAACTCAGCCGGTGGTACACGGCCAGCGCCTGGAGCAGGTCGAAATTGTTGTCGTCCCAGAGGTAGGTGGCCCGGGAGGAGAGGCGCAGGAGCAGGGGCTCCGCGAGTTGCCGCTCGAAGTCCACGGAGGTTGCCTCGCCGAACCCGTCGGAGAGAAACCAGAAGAAGCTCTGGGCGAACCGGAAGTTCCAGGAGCCCAGGGGCGTCTGCCACCGGCCACGCACACGGGTGAAGGGGTCGGGCGGGTAGGGGAACTTCACGCCCCCCGTCAGGGAGACCCGCCAGCGCCGCGTCTCCTGGAGCAGCCCCTCCAGGCCCAGTAGCGTTCGCCGAGTCTCCGACGGGGTCAGGGAGGCAGGCTGCTCCTCGGGGGGCCTGGGTTCCTCCGCCAGGGCGTCACGCTGGCTCTCGAGCACGAGGCGGAAGCGCTTCTGGGTATGAGGGAGAACGAGTCGCAGGAAGATCCGGTCGTCGAAGTCCCAGGTGCCCTCGTCCTCCCACAGGGCCTCACCCCCCACCTGGAGGTAGCTCCCCGTGGCCTCCTCGTAGGCCAGCTCTCCCCCGAAGAAGCCGTCGAAGTAGCGTGCCAGCGCTTCGACGGCGTCGGCCACATAGTCTTGGGCCCGGTCCACGGCCCCGTCCTCTGCACCGGGCGCCTCGACGCCCTCCTTCTGCTCCTCCCCTCGCTCCGCCCCCTGCTCCTCGACGGTGGCCCCGGCCGGAACGGCGGCAAGGCACAGGGCCGCTGCGCACACCAACCCCCGCAGCAGGCGCCGGCCCGCCGGGGCACGGCAACCGGCACCCCTCACCTCCCCATCCTCTCGGAAGACGGCGTCCGCGGTCAGGCGCTCACCCTCCCGCGACCGCGAGGCCCCGGCCGCGCAGGTAGGCCTTGACCTGACCGATGCGCAGGAGCCGGAAGTGGAAGACCGAGGCGGCGAGCAGCACGGCGGCCTTGCCCTGGGCGGCCGCCTCGCAGAAGTGCTCCAGGGTTCCGGCGCCCCCGGAGGCCACGATGGGAAGCTTCACGGCCTCGGCGACGGCCCGGGTAAAGGGGATGTCGTAGCCGGCCTTGGTGCCGTCCCCGTCCATGCTGGTGGGCAGGAGGACCCCGGCCCCCAGCTCCTCGCACCGGCGGGCCCACGCCACGCAGTCGATCCCCACGGGCCTGGTCCCCCCCGCCACCACGAGCTCGAAGCCCGAGGGCATGGCCGGGTTTCGCCGCCCGTCGATGGCCACGGTGATGCGCCCTGCCCCGAACCTCTCCGCCGCCCGGGCCACCAGGTCGGGGTCCTTTACCGCCGCGCTGTTCATCGACACCTTCTGGGCCCCGGCCCCGAGCACCGCCTCCACGTCCTCCAGGCTCCCGATGCCCCCGCCCACCGTGAGCGGGATCGCGATCTCCTTGGCTACCGCCTCCACCCACTGGAGGCGGGTCTTTCGGTTCTCCAGGGTGGCTGCGATGTCGAGCATGGCGAGCTCGTCGGCCCCCTCGCTCTGGTAATAACGCGCGTTCTCCACCGGGTCGCCGGCATCCTTGATGTCCACGAAGTGGACCCCCTTGACGACCCGGCCCTCCTTCATGTCGAGGCACGGCATG
Encoded here:
- a CDS encoding uracil-DNA glycosylase family protein; the protein is MSPAQTADVLVADLRELRFGPPVAFVYNPLVYARRPYDLYWDRYGRPPKEVLFLGMNPGPFGMAQTGVPFGEVAAVGGWLGIDAPVARPEREHPARPVEGFACRRSEVSGRRLWGWARERFGAPEAFFRRFFVANYCPLLFLEQGGRNRTPDKLPTAEAGPLYAACDHALRAAVDYLRPRLVVGVGKFAEDRARAALARTGVAVGRITHPSPANPAANRGWAEIVERELGALGVRL
- the hisF gene encoding imidazole glycerol phosphate synthase subunit HisF; translated protein: MEPIRIMPCLDMKEGRVVKGVHFVDIKDAGDPVENARYYQSEGADELAMLDIAATLENRKTRLQWVEAVAKEIAIPLTVGGGIGSLEDVEAVLGAGAQKVSMNSAAVKDPDLVARAAERFGAGRITVAIDGRRNPAMPSGFELVVAGGTRPVGIDCVAWARRCEELGAGVLLPTSMDGDGTKAGYDIPFTRAVAEAVKLPIVASGGAGTLEHFCEAAAQGKAAVLLAASVFHFRLLRIGQVKAYLRGRGLAVAGG